The Mucilaginibacter sp. PAMB04168 genome contains the following window.
CCTGCAACCAGGACTGGCCGTTGGTATGGATATATTGTACATCTGATTGCAAGTCGCCGCTTACCCCATCACTAACAATATAATCTATTTTAATGCCATACACAGCCAGCTGTTCGGCTACGGGCAGTGTGGCTATCACGGTGGGGCTCCACTCTAACAACTGGCCCAGTTCCTCATCGGTAAAGGTGCTTAAGCCTGCTATCAATAGAGCAGGCTCCTGCTTTTCGCGTACGATATGGTGTGATGACATATTTTGTTTTTGACTAAACGCCTTTACCAGGCAAATACTATGTTTGTAAACACAAACCGGCTTAGCTGGTATATGTGTTTACAAACAACTTTAACTCCGCCAGCGCCAAAGGTACAATGAATAATAACCATACCCAACATAACGTAGCGCTACTGGTGCACACCTGTGACCGTTACCGTTTTCTGTATGATGGGTTTAGTTATTTTTTTAACCAAAACTGGGATTTCGACACGCAGTGTAACTACTATTTTGCTACAGAGGAAGTGAGCGTAAGTTTGCCCCACTTTGCCAACATCAAATCGGGCCGGGGCGAGTGGGCCGACAGGCTGCGCCACCTGCTGCAAAATGTAATCACCGAAAAGTATGTCATCTACTTTCAGGAAGATATGTGGTTGAACCGGCCAGTAAGCAGCAGCTTTTTTAATGAGCTATTTGCATTAATGGCCCATAACCAATGGCAACAAGTAAAGTTAGATAGCGCCGATATTTACAAAACGCATCCTACACCTTATTATATAGAAGGCTTTAATATAGGCTTGCTCGACAATAAAACATCCGGCTATTTGATGTCGCACCAGGTTACAGTTTGGGAAAAGGAATTCCTGATTCAGCAATTGCACAAGGGTGAGCATCCCTGGCGCAACGAGCGCAAAGGCACCAAGCGCCTCAAAAAGCTCGATCCGCAGATATACCATATCGATTACTTTGCACAGAACGGCCAGCAGGCTATTAATCAAAACCAGGTGCAAATAATGAGGAGCGAGTACCATACTGTATCGGGCAATAGCATGTTACAGGATAACGTACTTCCTTATATAAAACCGCTACAGCAAGCTGGAGTTGAACAGCAGGCCTATGCCGCTCAATTACTGCATCACTATCAAAACCAACTAACGCACGACGGCCAACCCAAACCCCGTAAGGAAGATATTTTCAAGAAGATTAAAAACTTCTTTAAGCGTTAGGTAAACGCTACGGCCTCAAAAAAAAGCTCGTTCAAAAAGTAAGAAGGGAATAACTCAACTAACCTATTCCCTTCTATAAATTATTTCAATACTTCCGGTATCACCTTACCAATACAACCGCTCGGCATTTGAATATGTAGTAAAGCAGCCAGCGTGGCCGATATATCTGTCATATGCGTATCTCTATTGAGAGCACCATGTTTTACACCCCAGCCCATAAATACCAGCGGTATATGCGTATCATAAGGTGAACTAACCCCATGTGAGGTGCCCGTTTTGTTGCGGCCCGCATACCAGCCCGGTTTCAGTATAAGTTGTATGGCACCGCTACGTTCGGCATTATAGCCGTTAACCATGCGCTCCTTCAGCTCTGCCGGTATGCCGGCTTGGGCTATGTTCTGCATATCTGCCGCATACAATACTCCTTCCTGCTTACGTAACCAGTTAATGCAGTCTTGCTTTATTTTATCAAAATCAGCTTTGCTGTTAGTAATAGCTATGTTGTTAAAATTAACCTGATAGTTATCAACCCCCAATACCGCACGTTTAACTTTGTACTGTTCTTCTATCATACGGTTTAACTCGCGTACAGCCACACTACCATCAAATAAGCCGGTTGGGATATTATGATCTTTCAGGAAAGTGCTGTTATGCGCTGCGCCATGATCGGCCGAGAGGAATACCGTATAATTACCTTTGCCTACTTTGGCATCCAGGTAAGTAAAAAATGCAGCCAGGTCGCGGTCTAAACGCAGGTACACATCTTCGGCCTCAATAGAATTTGGCCCAAACTGGTGGCCTACATAATCGGTTGATGATAAGCTCACCGCTAAAAAGTCGGTTTGCGCACCGCGGCCCAATTGCTCGGCATCTAACGCGGCCCGGGCAAAATCTAGCGTTAGGGTGTTACCAAACGGCGTGCTGCGGATGGCACCGTAATCGGCTCCCTTAATGGCAGGCAAATTATGCGGAAAAGTAGGCGTTGTTTCGCTTCTGTACGGCGTTTCATACGGCACATTATCGGCAGTGCTTTGCTTGTAGGTGTCTATGGGGTAAAGTGTTGTCCAGGGCTTGGTTAGGTATGTACCAACTAGTTTTTGCTCATTAAACTTTTGCACCCATGCCGGTAAGTTTTTAAAGTAATAAGTGCTGGTTATAAAGTTACCGCTAACATCATCAAACCAGTAAGCGCCATCAGGCGTATGGCCGGCAGGCAATATGCTGCCACGATCTTTCAGCGCAATGCCAATAACCTTTGAACGGAAGTTGGTTGCCAGCTTCAGCTCATCAGTAATAGTGCTGGCCTGCAGGTTACGGGGCGACATGATGCCGGCCGGAGAGGTTGTACCCACACTTTGCACGGTAGTATCCTCGGCGCAATACATGTTGCGGCCGGTGGCCTGTATATAAAAGTTATTTGCTGCTATGCCATGTATGGCCGGTACGGAACCTGTATAAATACAGCTATGACCCGGACCAGTTTCGGTTGGCAGATAATCGATATGTGTATTTTCGCAGGTAAAGCCTTCGCCCAGCATGCGCTTAAAGCCACCGGCCTGGTAACGATCGGCAAAGCGGTACAGGTAATCCCAGCGCATTTGATCTACCACAATCCCTACAACTAATTTGGGGCGGGCTACGCCAGCAGTTGCAGCGGCAGAGGTTTTAGCTTTTTGTGCAGTGCTTATTAAAGGAGCTATGGCCAGAGCGGCCAACAGCAAACGTTTTATTATCATTATAGCCTGTATTTGTAAGGTTCAAATATCAACAATGAAAATAAAACACTATGTGATTTTTTTGTTATGATTTTAAGAACATTAATATCAGTTTATGCCCCGCCAACTGCCTTTTTACCAGTAACCACTTGCAAATGCCGCTGTGATTTGTGATGTGTTACCTGGCGCAGGCGTTTAGCCTTTGGCTTTTTGCGTTTGCCCAAATAGATTATTAACCCGGTAATGGGCAGGCTGGCACAAATCAAACTAGCTATAAAAGCAATTATCTTGCCCGGCAAGCCAGCTATCTGACCTACGTGTATGTCGTAGTTCATATTGTTCAGTTTCATGCCGGTGCTTTTTTTAGCATGGGGCATGTAATTGAGCAGTTTGCCAGTGTACTTATCAAAGGTATAATAATCATTAAAAGCATATTTGAGCGGTTGTGCATACGCGGTGGCATGCAGTGCCCCATCTGCCCCCGCACCTTCATACAGCATATACATCAAGGCATTGGGTGATTGTTTGCGTATGTAAGCATAGGCTTTGTCTATAATAGGTTCTGGTGCAACGTTTCCTTTGTTAAGCGAGTCTGATTTAAATTCTTTTAACTCGGCAGCATAACTTTTACCCAAATTACCGGCTTTGTATATGCCTTTCTCCATCCACTCAAAACTCATGGACAGGCCCGTTATGGCTAATATGAGCGCTATAGCGGTAGAATAAAAGCCCAGCACATTATGAAGGTCATAATTAACACGCCGCCAGCGACCATTCCATTTTACGGTAAAGCTGCGTTTGCGGTCTGATTTGCGCTTAGGCCACCACAGCACAATGCCGGTAATCATTAGCATTACAAAAATAAGCACCGCCACACCTACCACCACTTTGCCAATTTTAGGAGGGAGGAGCAGATACAGATGTATAAATTCTACTATAATGAAAAAGTTGGTGCGTGGATTTTCGTCAGACAAATACTTACCTGTGTAAGGATTGAAGTACATGAAGTGCTGCGCCTTCTTTTCATCCGTTAAGCGAACCTGTGCCGACCGATCTGCGCCCATGTAGGCCACCATACCCGCCTTACCTTTAGGGAACTGCTTTAAAGCGGCCTGCTGCAGGTCAGTAGGCTTAAGGTAGGGCGCGTTACTTACCGCTACTTTTCGGTAATCATATATAGCATCCTGTATCTCGTCCTGAAAACAGAATAAACAACCGGTAATGCTCACTATAAACACCACAAGCCCGGATACAAATCCGAGCCAGCGGTGAACAAATAGCACAGCTTTTTTAAAAGCAGTCATATGTTAAGCGTTTAAGGTGCTATTAAAATTTAAACGTCAGGTTGGCTACTACGCTGCGAGGCATTTGTGGCTCCACGGTTGTCCATCCTTTAAAATATTCTTTATTGGTTAAATTATCTACCTTAATACCTAAGCGGTACTGGCGGGCATTGTAAAATATAGTGCTATTCAATACGGTATACGATGGCAAGGTAAACTCACCTATGCGGGTATCATTGGCAATAATGTTTTTACCAGCATAATTACCGCCAAAGCCTACACCAAAGCCGCTTAATTTACCGGTTGGCTGTGTGTAGCTAATCCAAAGGTTAGCCAGATCGGCCGGACCAGCACTCACCGGCCTGCGGCCTTGTACAGTTGGGTCGGCATCGGTTAGCTTGCTGGTATTATGACTGTAACCGGCAACCAGGTTAAACCCGTCAATAGGGTTGGCAATGATGTCAAGCTCAAGGCCTTTACTTTTTTGGGTGCCGTTTTGTACGGTAATATTATAGCTTTGGGTCCCCCGTACCACTTGCTCGGTACGGGTCATGTTCTTAACCGATATATCGTAGTAGCTTGCAGTAAAGGTTAAGCGGTTTCTAAAAGTGTTTACCTTTACACCGCCTTCAATCTGGTTGGCCTGCTGTGGTTTAAATACGCCCGAAACATCGGGCAGGGGCTGTGTTACCGGAGCCACGTTACGGAAACCATTCATGTAGTTACCAAAAAGGGAAACCTGATCTTTTACCAGCTGGTAAACCAGGCCGAATTTTGGCGATACGGCAGTTTGCTTATAATCTCCCGTTGTAAGGTTGGTAGCCAGGTTATAAGTTCCGTCGTTATCAAAGCGGTCTACCCGTAAGCTGAGCATGGCCAGCAAGCGGTCGGTCACATTTAAAACGTCTGATGCATAGGCACTGTAAACGTTGCTAATGGTGCGGTTCTTGGTATATCCGGCTGTGCTGGCGCCAATGCGGGTTACTATTGATGACTGGTTGATATTTGCATAACGCAGATCGTTACGCGAGGAATTAACCTGATCGAATAGGATATATGGAGCATTGTTGTTATGCGTAATCTGGTTCAGGAAATCCAAACCCACTACTATACGGTTGCGTAAGCCGCCTATCTTAAAATCGCCGTTAAAGTTCTGCTGCACATCAACCACCGTGCTGGTTGAGTTCTGAATACTGGCATAACGGTTTAGCAAAGTATCACTGGCGCCAATGTACATCACATATTGGTTAATACCATCAGTTTTACGATAGCTGCGTGACAGGCTGGTTTGCGACGTCCACTGATCTGACATTTTATAGGTGGCCACACCGCGTACGTTTACAGTAGGCGTTTTAATGGTAATATCATTAGCGGTGTATGAGCGTTTAAAATCAAAGTTAAGTTCGGCCGGTGTACGGGCAATGAGCTGCCTGCTGCGGTTCAGGAAAACCATTAGCGGGTTAGTGCCTTCGTAATTGTAAAACTCAGCATTCAGGTTCAGCGTAAGCTTGTCATTGGCACGAAACTCTAATGATGGTGCTACAAAGAATGATTTACGGAAACCTACATCCTGAAAACTATTTTGATAATGATATGCTGCATTTACACGGCCCAGCAGTTTTTGGCTCTTATCCAGCGGACCATATACATCGGCCTGCAAACGGCTTAGGCTAAAATTACCGGTTGAGTAAGATATATTACCACCCAGCGTATCAATTGGCCGTTTAGTTACCACGTTGATTAAACCGCCAAAGTTAGTTAACGCACCGCCAAAAAGCGTACCCGACGGACCTTTTATAACCTCTATTCTTTCAATGTTGGACGGGTCCAGGTCGCCGTTGGTTAGGCCGGCAATACCATCAATCAGCGAGGGTTGTATAGTAAATCCACGTAAGGTATAATATGCCGCACCATCACCTGCCCTGCCTGTTGATGACCAAAGCTTATCCAGCCCCGGTGTGTTTTTTAGCGCATCGTTAAAGTTGGTTGTGATTTGCTCGGCCAGCAGTTCTTTAGAAACACTGCTGAAAACCTGCGGATTTTCGAGGTTACTCAACGGCATCTTAGCCACATAAGGGCTTTTACGCGCGGCCAGCCTGTTAATTTTATTTGAGGTAATATTCACCGCGTCTAACTGCGCCATATTACTGCTAATGGTAACAGTTGGCACAGTTACGGTTTGACCGGCCGTAACATTAACTTGTGTTTCAATAGGTTTTATACCAACGTATGATACTACCAAGGTATATGAACCAGCCGGTGCCTTAAAGCTATATTCGCCATGATCAGAAGTTATGGTACCATACTTAGTGCCTTGAAGGCCCACTGACACATTATCGGCCGGTTTGTTATCGGATGTTAAAATTTTACCTTTTATAGTGCCGCGGTTTTGCTGCGCAAAGGTTGCAGCTGTACCAAAAGCTACTAAAATGAGTGTAAAAAGTAATTTGGTATATAGCTTATTCATTAATTAAGGGGGTTGATATATAAAAAAGGAACTTAAATGTTAAAATCTGTAACCAATAGAGGCACGTACTACGGCCGGGGCCTCGGCCTGCCAGGTGTAAACCCTGCTGCCTGTTGGGCTTAAATAATTTTCGCTACCGCCCGAGTACAGGTACGTGTTTAGTATATTGTTTACGTTTACCGCAAAGCTTAACTTTTTGATCTGGTAGGATGCAGCAGCGTCAAGGCGGAAGTAGTTGGGCAGATCAGCTGTGCCTGCGCCCAGGCTCCAGGGTATACGGTTAAGCTGCCACTGGTAACCGGCCGATAAGCCCAAACCTTTTAAAGAGCCTGTTTGTACGCGGTAGCTTAACCAGGCATTGGTAACATGTTTGGCAAAGCCGGGTACCGGAGTACCCACATTGGCAGGGTCGGTATCTTTTGATATTTCAGAATTAGTATAGGCATAGTTGGCCATTAAGCTAAGGCCGCTTACAATTTCGCCGCGGGCGTCAAACTCAACGCCGTGCGTTTTGGTTTGGCCCAGTTGTACTACCAGTCCGCTGGTTGGGTTGTTAGGATCCCCTACTAACTGGTTGTTTTTGGTGATTTGATATACCGAGACCGAGGTACTCCATTTGCCGTTGAACCAATCGCGTTTTATACCGCCTTCAAGGTTGTTTCCTGTAATAGGGTCAGGGCTCCCTCCGCCAACAAGATTACCAGTTTGCGGCAAAAACGCCTGATCGTACACACCATATACTGCAGTGGCATCATTAACAGAATAGCTTATGCCAACACGTGGTGTTATTTTTCTGTCGTTAGCACCAGCTTCAACTGCCGTAACATGGGTAAAACGGCCAGCCAGTGTTAAGCGCAGTTTCTGATTTAAAAAGCCCAGTTCATCCTGCACATAAACCGATTGGTAATGCTGCATACTGGTAGCGCCTGCACCGCGCTCACTAAGCGGCTTAGTGCGGTCAAAAGTTGGCATTGCAACTGTGCCGTTGTTAGGGTGATTTATGTTAAACGGCGTAACGGGATCAAGCGAGCCCGACTGGAAATAATCGGCTACGTAAAATTTGTCGCCAAAATCCAACCCGCCCAAAATGCGGTGTACCACAGTGCCCGTTTTAACTTCGCCGTTTACAAAGGCTTGTGCAAATTTGTTACGGTTGCTGGCATCCCACAGGCCCAGGCTGCGGTCAAGGTCGCCATTATTTTGTATATAATTTATCCAGTAGCTGTAAGCATTTTGCTTGTAGTTAAAATATGCTGCCTGGGCCGTAAATTTCCACTTATCGTTAAACTTGTGCTCAAAGTTTAAGAAAGCGCTATGATCGTATATGTCTGATGCTGGAGAATTTTCGGGCGCTAGGGTGAAGTTGCGCGACAAGCTTTCATAACCATTTGTAGAAAAAAGGTAAGCCGTACCAAAGGCATTCATACGCTGGCGCTGGTAAGTATACTCGGCGGTCAGCATGGTTTTATCGCTGAATTTATAGCGCAATACCGGTGCAATAGCCATACGATTGGTAAAATCATAAGGGCGCCAAGATTCTGTTAGCTGTCCCATCAGGTTTAAGCGATATTGCAGTTTACCGTTGCTGGTTATATTGCCATCAAAATCGGCGGTGGCCCGGTAAGTGTTAAAGCTGCCTGCCGTAAAATCAAACGACTGGCGGTTTACACCCGTAGGCTTTTTGGTAACTACATTATAAAAGCCGGACGGATTACCGTTGGCCAGCATAAAACCAGCCGGACCTTTAACAAACTCGATACGGTCAACAAACGACATATCTTCGTTCAATGGCCCCCAGGTGGCTTCGATGTTCATTCCGTTACGAAAAGGCGCCAACCTATCGCCACGGGCGTTAATGCGGGCGTAATTACCCCAGTGCTCCTGCATGGTTAAACCGCTTACATTGCGCGATGCACCTTCGAGCATGGTAAATACCACCTGATCTTTCAACTGATCGGCTGTAACTACCTGGATGTTTTGCGGCACCTCCAGTAATGGCTCGTTAAGGCGCAGTGTAGGTGATGGATTATCTACCTTATATTTTTTTGTTTTGGCTTTAATTGCTACTTCGGTTAGCTGCTGTGCATTTTGCTGTAACATAAAATCGACTGTAACCGATTTACCGGCAACAACGGCTACATCTTTCTCGGCAGGTAATAAACCGATGGCTGATACCGACAGGGTATAAGATGCCGCCGGGGCCTTAAAAGTGTACTCCCCGTTCTCGTTGGTTATAGTGCCGTAACGTGTTCCCTTCAGGTTAACGGATACATTATCGGCCGGCTTATTATCAGAAGTATAAACTTTGCCTTTGATGGTTCCGCGGCTTTGCCCAAAAGCTGTGGCCGAAGCTAACAGAAAGAAAAGTAAGGTAAAGACTAAGGTTTGACGGCGTTGACTCATTTTATTTAGACTTATTATAAATAACGCCCAAAAATATAAACAAGTCATCAAAAAGCAAACTTATTTTTAATTATTCTAAATAAAAGACGGGAAAGGTGTGATTTTGATGGCGTGAGCTACACTTATACATTTTAAGCCGAGGAGGCTA
Protein-coding sequences here:
- the pafA gene encoding alkaline phosphatase PafA, coding for MIIKRLLLAALAIAPLISTAQKAKTSAAATAGVARPKLVVGIVVDQMRWDYLYRFADRYQAGGFKRMLGEGFTCENTHIDYLPTETGPGHSCIYTGSVPAIHGIAANNFYIQATGRNMYCAEDTTVQSVGTTSPAGIMSPRNLQASTITDELKLATNFRSKVIGIALKDRGSILPAGHTPDGAYWFDDVSGNFITSTYYFKNLPAWVQKFNEQKLVGTYLTKPWTTLYPIDTYKQSTADNVPYETPYRSETTPTFPHNLPAIKGADYGAIRSTPFGNTLTLDFARAALDAEQLGRGAQTDFLAVSLSSTDYVGHQFGPNSIEAEDVYLRLDRDLAAFFTYLDAKVGKGNYTVFLSADHGAAHNSTFLKDHNIPTGLFDGSVAVRELNRMIEEQYKVKRAVLGVDNYQVNFNNIAITNSKADFDKIKQDCINWLRKQEGVLYAADMQNIAQAGIPAELKERMVNGYNAERSGAIQLILKPGWYAGRNKTGTSHGVSSPYDTHIPLVFMGWGVKHGALNRDTHMTDISATLAALLHIQMPSGCIGKVIPEVLK
- a CDS encoding PepSY-associated TM helix domain-containing protein; this translates as MTAFKKAVLFVHRWLGFVSGLVVFIVSITGCLFCFQDEIQDAIYDYRKVAVSNAPYLKPTDLQQAALKQFPKGKAGMVAYMGADRSAQVRLTDEKKAQHFMYFNPYTGKYLSDENPRTNFFIIVEFIHLYLLLPPKIGKVVVGVAVLIFVMLMITGIVLWWPKRKSDRKRSFTVKWNGRWRRVNYDLHNVLGFYSTAIALILAITGLSMSFEWMEKGIYKAGNLGKSYAAELKEFKSDSLNKGNVAPEPIIDKAYAYIRKQSPNALMYMLYEGAGADGALHATAYAQPLKYAFNDYYTFDKYTGKLLNYMPHAKKSTGMKLNNMNYDIHVGQIAGLPGKIIAFIASLICASLPITGLIIYLGKRKKPKAKRLRQVTHHKSQRHLQVVTGKKAVGGA
- a CDS encoding TonB-dependent receptor, which gives rise to MNKLYTKLLFTLILVAFGTAATFAQQNRGTIKGKILTSDNKPADNVSVGLQGTKYGTITSDHGEYSFKAPAGSYTLVVSYVGIKPIETQVNVTAGQTVTVPTVTISSNMAQLDAVNITSNKINRLAARKSPYVAKMPLSNLENPQVFSSVSKELLAEQITTNFNDALKNTPGLDKLWSSTGRAGDGAAYYTLRGFTIQPSLIDGIAGLTNGDLDPSNIERIEVIKGPSGTLFGGALTNFGGLINVVTKRPIDTLGGNISYSTGNFSLSRLQADVYGPLDKSQKLLGRVNAAYHYQNSFQDVGFRKSFFVAPSLEFRANDKLTLNLNAEFYNYEGTNPLMVFLNRSRQLIARTPAELNFDFKRSYTANDITIKTPTVNVRGVATYKMSDQWTSQTSLSRSYRKTDGINQYVMYIGASDTLLNRYASIQNSTSTVVDVQQNFNGDFKIGGLRNRIVVGLDFLNQITHNNNAPYILFDQVNSSRNDLRYANINQSSIVTRIGASTAGYTKNRTISNVYSAYASDVLNVTDRLLAMLSLRVDRFDNDGTYNLATNLTTGDYKQTAVSPKFGLVYQLVKDQVSLFGNYMNGFRNVAPVTQPLPDVSGVFKPQQANQIEGGVKVNTFRNRLTFTASYYDISVKNMTRTEQVVRGTQSYNITVQNGTQKSKGLELDIIANPIDGFNLVAGYSHNTSKLTDADPTVQGRRPVSAGPADLANLWISYTQPTGKLSGFGVGFGGNYAGKNIIANDTRIGEFTLPSYTVLNSTIFYNARQYRLGIKVDNLTNKEYFKGWTTVEPQMPRSVVANLTFKF
- a CDS encoding TonB-dependent receptor; translation: MSQRRQTLVFTLLFFLLASATAFGQSRGTIKGKVYTSDNKPADNVSVNLKGTRYGTITNENGEYTFKAPAASYTLSVSAIGLLPAEKDVAVVAGKSVTVDFMLQQNAQQLTEVAIKAKTKKYKVDNPSPTLRLNEPLLEVPQNIQVVTADQLKDQVVFTMLEGASRNVSGLTMQEHWGNYARINARGDRLAPFRNGMNIEATWGPLNEDMSFVDRIEFVKGPAGFMLANGNPSGFYNVVTKKPTGVNRQSFDFTAGSFNTYRATADFDGNITSNGKLQYRLNLMGQLTESWRPYDFTNRMAIAPVLRYKFSDKTMLTAEYTYQRQRMNAFGTAYLFSTNGYESLSRNFTLAPENSPASDIYDHSAFLNFEHKFNDKWKFTAQAAYFNYKQNAYSYWINYIQNNGDLDRSLGLWDASNRNKFAQAFVNGEVKTGTVVHRILGGLDFGDKFYVADYFQSGSLDPVTPFNINHPNNGTVAMPTFDRTKPLSERGAGATSMQHYQSVYVQDELGFLNQKLRLTLAGRFTHVTAVEAGANDRKITPRVGISYSVNDATAVYGVYDQAFLPQTGNLVGGGSPDPITGNNLEGGIKRDWFNGKWSTSVSVYQITKNNQLVGDPNNPTSGLVVQLGQTKTHGVEFDARGEIVSGLSLMANYAYTNSEISKDTDPANVGTPVPGFAKHVTNAWLSYRVQTGSLKGLGLSAGYQWQLNRIPWSLGAGTADLPNYFRLDAAASYQIKKLSFAVNVNNILNTYLYSGGSENYLSPTGSRVYTWQAEAPAVVRASIGYRF